From a region of the Sporosarcina ureilytica genome:
- a CDS encoding D-alanine--D-alanine ligase, with protein MKKRLGLIYGGKSAEHEVSLSTARAVMQAVDFDKYEVIPVYITYDGEWRKGQSLAKPVETIEELRLKGNGESQKDSIHQFINGAGLPDIVFPLLHGTNGEDGTVQGLFEVLNIPYVGNGVLASSAGMDKITMKQLFAQVGLKQVPYVYFNRSNWKESRDAFIAEVEEALQWPVFVKPANLGSSVGISKAADREEFIEAVDLALKFDRRVIVEEGVDAREVEVSVKGNDDPVCSVSGEIKPVTDFYDYDAKYKDGNTELIIPAAVTKSVQEEMEDMAIRAFKVLDCAGLVRADFFVTADDEVLINEVNTMPGFTPTSMFPLLWKNSGVAYSTLIDELIELALERHAEKAKIQYTMD; from the coding sequence ATGAAAAAAAGATTAGGGTTAATTTACGGCGGTAAATCAGCGGAACATGAGGTGTCTTTATCAACTGCCCGCGCTGTGATGCAGGCGGTAGATTTTGATAAATACGAAGTAATCCCAGTTTATATTACGTATGACGGCGAATGGAGAAAAGGTCAGTCTTTGGCGAAGCCGGTTGAGACTATTGAGGAGTTAAGATTAAAAGGGAATGGTGAATCGCAAAAAGATAGTATTCATCAATTTATTAACGGAGCGGGTTTACCGGATATCGTATTTCCTTTATTACACGGAACGAACGGTGAGGATGGAACGGTCCAAGGGTTATTTGAAGTGTTGAACATTCCATACGTTGGAAATGGCGTGCTTGCCTCGTCAGCAGGTATGGATAAAATTACGATGAAGCAATTATTTGCCCAAGTCGGATTAAAACAAGTGCCATACGTGTATTTTAATCGCAGCAATTGGAAGGAAAGTCGTGATGCATTCATCGCAGAAGTTGAAGAAGCGTTACAATGGCCTGTTTTTGTCAAGCCGGCTAATTTAGGTTCGAGTGTGGGAATTAGCAAGGCAGCAGACCGTGAAGAGTTCATTGAAGCGGTAGACCTTGCGCTGAAATTTGACCGTAGAGTGATTGTTGAAGAAGGGGTCGACGCAAGAGAAGTTGAGGTTAGTGTAAAAGGGAATGATGATCCTGTTTGTTCAGTTTCTGGGGAAATTAAACCTGTTACAGATTTCTATGACTATGATGCAAAATATAAAGATGGCAATACAGAATTAATTATTCCAGCAGCTGTTACAAAATCCGTGCAAGAAGAGATGGAAGATATGGCAATTCGTGCGTTTAAAGTATTGGATTGTGCAGGGTTAGTGCGCGCAGACTTTTTTGTCACGGCTGATGATGAAGTGCTCATTAACGAAGTCAATACAATGCCTGGATTTACGCCGACAAGTATGTTCCCGCTTCTTTGGAAAAACTCAGGCGTAGCATATTCGACGTTAATCGATGAGTTAATTGAACTAGCATTAGAACGGCATGCAGAAAAAGCAAAAATACAATACACAATGGATTGA
- the alr gene encoding alanine racemase, with protein MASTHYYRPTKAIIDVGAIKENIKALRNYLRKETAIIAVVKADGYGHGIVETARAALQSGAAMVSVATPDEAVFLRENGITSEILVMAPSPVSFAKKAAELGISVTVTDEAWLREVQQEQKRFNNKLKIHVKIDCGMGRIGIRDEQELRTIMQLMEKMTHCELDGVFTHFPCADDGCSITTKEQSELFVRFVNLFPKKPRIVHASNSAATLLYPEYGFDAVRFGISMYGIAPSDYVQEKLPFQLKKSLSIESELSFVKKLAKDYHIGYGATYKTSSEEWIGTIPMGYADGLKRGLRGQEVLIDGKRMPIVGTICMDQCMVKLPERMPVGEKVVFIGKQGDEEITIEEWAERIGTIPYEIAVSFTSRVPRVYQEED; from the coding sequence GTGGCGAGTACACACTATTATCGACCGACGAAGGCAATCATCGATGTCGGTGCAATTAAAGAAAATATAAAGGCTTTAAGAAATTATTTGAGAAAAGAAACTGCGATCATTGCAGTTGTAAAAGCGGATGGATATGGTCATGGCATTGTGGAAACTGCTCGAGCGGCGCTTCAGTCTGGGGCGGCAATGGTTTCGGTTGCTACTCCAGATGAGGCGGTTTTCCTAAGAGAAAATGGCATCACTAGCGAGATTCTTGTTATGGCTCCGTCTCCTGTTTCATTTGCTAAGAAAGCAGCTGAATTAGGGATATCTGTCACAGTTACAGATGAAGCTTGGTTGAGAGAAGTACAGCAGGAGCAAAAAAGATTTAATAATAAACTTAAAATTCATGTCAAAATTGACTGTGGAATGGGTAGGATAGGAATAAGGGATGAACAAGAACTTCGAACAATCATGCAGTTAATGGAGAAAATGACTCATTGTGAACTGGATGGGGTATTTACGCATTTTCCTTGTGCGGACGATGGATGCAGCATAACCACAAAGGAACAAAGTGAGCTATTTGTAAGATTCGTGAATTTGTTTCCTAAAAAACCACGTATTGTCCATGCTTCGAATAGTGCAGCTACTTTGCTGTATCCAGAGTACGGGTTTGACGCGGTTCGTTTTGGGATCAGTATGTATGGCATTGCCCCGTCCGACTATGTACAAGAGAAATTACCTTTTCAACTAAAAAAATCTTTGTCAATCGAAAGTGAATTGTCGTTTGTAAAAAAGTTAGCAAAAGATTATCACATTGGTTACGGTGCGACTTATAAAACTTCGTCGGAGGAATGGATTGGGACAATACCGATGGGGTATGCGGATGGGTTGAAACGTGGACTACGTGGCCAAGAGGTTCTTATTGACGGCAAGAGAATGCCGATTGTCGGAACGATTTGTATGGACCAATGTATGGTAAAACTGCCAGAGAGAATGCCTGTCGGTGAAAAAGTTGTATTCATTGGGAAACAAGGCGATGAAGAAATCACGATCGAAGAATGGGCTGAACGTATCGGCACAATACCTTATGAAATTGCAGTGTCATTTACAAGTCGGGTTCCAAGGGTTTATCAGGAAGAGGATTAG
- a CDS encoding PH domain-containing protein, whose amino-acid sequence MMSKTRYQLHWITAVMSVLKTLKEMIVPILILVFANGVNDTGKWYLDYLTFLIFGFLIIVFFVTGIIKWKRYVYWFEEDELRIEYGLFVKKKRYIPFDRIQSLDYTEGILHRPFNLVKVSVETAGGSASLKAEAELTAITKEAATVIEMEIAEAKKRKIQGANLDEEFIEEVEVERESLVRKIFALSGKDLLVLATTSGGVGLIISGVIIFLFQFADILPIEWAYREVSVFIKSGLLLVAIAVFLILLVIWGISVAMTFFAYYGFTVQIDDEDIVITRGLLEKKRVTVPLNRVQSVRIVENPFRKLFGYANVVIDNAGGGVVGEGAKINLFPIVKKEAINTPLGELFPELVLEKPTNKLPARSKRFYYRIEFVWMVPAVAALSYFFFPFGLFSFLIVPIVISWGLWHHRSAAYEISGNQLTMRFRAFSLQTVYMMKNRIQSMEMKQNYFHRKRKVATVSAAIKSGMGAFYAQVKHMEEEEAERILAWYEPVREAVVVEDLDIEQ is encoded by the coding sequence ATGATGTCTAAGACTCGTTACCAGTTACATTGGATTACAGCGGTCATGTCTGTTTTGAAAACGTTGAAAGAGATGATTGTTCCAATCCTTATCCTTGTTTTTGCAAATGGCGTGAATGACACTGGAAAATGGTATCTCGATTATTTAACATTTCTCATTTTCGGCTTTTTGATTATCGTGTTTTTCGTTACCGGCATTATTAAATGGAAGCGTTACGTCTACTGGTTTGAAGAGGATGAGTTGCGGATTGAGTATGGATTATTTGTGAAAAAGAAACGGTATATTCCTTTTGATCGGATTCAAAGTCTCGATTATACAGAAGGGATTTTGCATCGCCCGTTTAATTTAGTGAAAGTGAGTGTGGAAACGGCCGGTGGTTCCGCTTCGTTAAAAGCGGAGGCGGAATTAACAGCGATTACGAAAGAAGCTGCAACTGTTATTGAAATGGAAATTGCCGAAGCGAAGAAAAGGAAAATCCAAGGTGCAAATCTAGACGAAGAATTCATTGAAGAGGTTGAAGTTGAGCGTGAATCATTGGTAAGGAAGATTTTCGCGTTGTCCGGGAAAGATCTACTCGTTTTGGCCACGACTTCTGGCGGTGTAGGGTTAATTATCTCAGGTGTGATTATTTTTCTATTTCAATTTGCGGATATACTTCCGATTGAGTGGGCGTATAGGGAAGTTTCGGTATTTATTAAGTCAGGGCTATTACTAGTTGCAATTGCTGTGTTTTTGATTCTACTCGTCATTTGGGGAATTTCTGTAGCGATGACCTTTTTTGCGTATTACGGATTTACCGTTCAAATTGACGATGAAGATATTGTGATTACACGTGGGTTGTTAGAGAAAAAGAGAGTGACGGTGCCGTTAAACCGTGTGCAAAGTGTACGTATTGTAGAAAATCCGTTCCGAAAACTATTCGGTTATGCGAATGTTGTCATTGATAATGCTGGTGGCGGCGTTGTTGGAGAAGGGGCTAAAATTAATTTATTTCCAATTGTGAAGAAGGAGGCAATCAATACACCGCTTGGGGAATTGTTTCCCGAACTTGTATTAGAAAAGCCTACAAATAAGTTGCCTGCACGAAGTAAACGATTTTATTACAGGATTGAGTTTGTCTGGATGGTTCCGGCAGTGGCTGCGTTGTCTTATTTCTTCTTTCCGTTTGGATTATTTTCATTCTTGATTGTGCCAATTGTGATTTCGTGGGGATTATGGCACCATCGTTCGGCGGCTTATGAAATATCAGGGAATCAGTTAACAATGCGTTTTAGAGCGTTTAGCCTACAAACCGTGTATATGATGAAAAATCGGATTCAATCGATGGAAATGAAACAAAATTACTTTCATCGAAAAAGAAAAGTCGCAACCGTTTCCGCAGCAATAAAATCGGGGATGGGTGCGTTTTATGCACAGGTGAAACATATGGAAGAAGAGGAAGCAGAACGTATTCTCGCATGGTATGAACCTGTACGAGAAGCGGTAGTTGTGGAGGACCTAGACATTGAGCAATAG
- a CDS encoding UDP-N-acetylmuramoyl-tripeptide--D-alanyl-D-alanine ligase: MKERLKTVADWLQVDGQHVGEVIIHGVSIDSRTVKEGDLFIPFRGEQVNGHRYVQNAIEQGAAASLWLKDEPNPPENIPLLFVEDAELALQEMARAYRSELNCKVIGITGSNGKTSTKDLVASVLSPYANVKKTEGNFNNELGLPLTILSLEKDTDFAVLEMGMSGFGEISFLSTLAKPDYVVITNIGEAHMQDLGSREGIAKAKFEIIDGLSEVGKLLFDGDEPLLQPLVKQATEMTAYSFGYGESNDLALQSVQSTDAGSEFTVKGLLNGTFTIPVFGAHQVKNTLAAILIAKEVGVSVERIQQALKSASLTAMRMQPVIGKNDALFINDAYNAAPTSMQAALSFLKETGLRKEKWVVLGDMLELGENEKAYHEALSEDLLQMDLAGILLYGPRMKWLYDVLEKKINNQKLLWSESEYGPIEQELKKNTGSGAVVLLKGSRGMALEHVLNAFLEKDFH, encoded by the coding sequence GTGAAGGAAAGGTTAAAAACGGTTGCCGATTGGTTACAAGTTGATGGGCAACATGTCGGAGAAGTCATAATACATGGCGTGTCCATTGATTCGCGCACGGTGAAGGAAGGAGATTTATTTATTCCTTTTCGCGGTGAGCAAGTAAATGGACATCGTTATGTTCAAAATGCGATTGAACAAGGAGCAGCGGCTTCTTTATGGTTGAAAGATGAGCCAAATCCACCTGAAAATATTCCGCTCCTATTTGTTGAGGATGCGGAACTTGCACTTCAAGAGATGGCAAGGGCTTATCGGAGCGAATTAAATTGTAAAGTCATTGGAATTACTGGTTCTAACGGTAAGACGTCGACAAAAGATTTAGTCGCAAGTGTATTGTCACCTTACGCGAACGTAAAGAAAACAGAAGGCAATTTTAATAATGAACTTGGACTTCCATTAACGATTTTATCTTTAGAAAAAGATACTGATTTTGCTGTGTTGGAAATGGGTATGAGCGGTTTCGGTGAAATTTCATTTTTATCGACACTTGCGAAACCAGATTATGTTGTGATTACGAATATCGGGGAAGCGCATATGCAAGATCTCGGTTCTCGAGAAGGCATTGCGAAAGCGAAATTTGAAATCATTGACGGGCTTTCTGAAGTTGGCAAATTATTATTCGATGGGGATGAACCATTGTTACAGCCGCTCGTTAAGCAGGCAACAGAAATGACAGCTTATTCGTTCGGTTATGGGGAAAGTAATGATTTGGCACTTCAATCTGTCCAATCGACAGACGCCGGTAGTGAGTTTACAGTAAAAGGTCTTCTAAACGGGACATTCACGATCCCTGTATTTGGTGCGCACCAAGTGAAAAATACACTTGCAGCGATTCTGATTGCAAAAGAAGTCGGGGTATCGGTTGAGCGAATTCAACAAGCACTCAAATCCGCTAGCTTAACAGCGATGCGCATGCAACCAGTTATCGGCAAGAACGATGCGCTTTTTATTAATGATGCGTACAATGCTGCGCCGACTTCCATGCAAGCAGCACTATCCTTCCTGAAAGAAACAGGGTTAAGGAAAGAGAAGTGGGTTGTATTAGGAGATATGCTTGAATTAGGGGAAAATGAAAAAGCTTATCATGAAGCGTTAAGTGAAGATTTATTACAAATGGATCTTGCCGGGATCTTGCTATATGGCCCACGTATGAAGTGGCTTTACGATGTGTTGGAAAAAAAGATAAACAATCAAAAACTCTTGTGGTCTGAAAGTGAATACGGTCCAATCGAACAGGAACTTAAAAAAAATACAGGTTCTGGGGCCGTAGTGTTATTAAAAGGGTCTAGAGGCATGGCGTTAGAGCATGTGCTTAATGCTTTTCTAGAAAAGGATTTTCATTGA
- a CDS encoding PH domain-containing protein: MRGQPSNRISEKGLRVWRLYGIIQTFFVLLVAIGVGVLTYIFEWQWYIYVIAAIIVIAYAYFFVYLFPKIKWLRWRYEVRESEIELQHGLFIVKRTLIPMVRVQHVDTSQGPILRKYNLAGITISTAATNHEIPALVVEEADDLRSRISTLARVADDDV; the protein is encoded by the coding sequence TTGAGGGGACAGCCGAGCAATCGTATTTCGGAAAAAGGTTTGCGTGTCTGGAGATTATACGGCATCATACAGACTTTCTTTGTTTTATTAGTGGCAATCGGCGTAGGCGTTTTAACATACATATTTGAATGGCAGTGGTACATTTACGTGATTGCGGCGATTATTGTTATTGCTTATGCTTATTTCTTTGTTTATTTATTCCCCAAAATTAAATGGTTACGTTGGCGGTATGAAGTGCGGGAATCTGAAATCGAATTACAACATGGGTTGTTTATTGTGAAAAGAACGCTCATTCCGATGGTTCGTGTTCAGCATGTTGATACATCGCAGGGGCCAATATTAAGGAAATATAATTTGGCGGGCATTACGATTTCGACGGCGGCAACCAATCATGAAATTCCAGCACTCGTTGTTGAAGAGGCGGATGATCTAAGAAGCCGGATTTCAACGCTTGCAAGGGTGGCTGATGATGATGTCTAA
- a CDS encoding transcriptional regulator, whose product MREKKSMREVIVKIPKRMLNENEHTVVHHGQERGDFVYISTKRYETNHEPEAIREAMMKGYVEMSQINLKIATECLHVEFEAQHTVERLVSGG is encoded by the coding sequence TTGCGTGAAAAGAAAAGCATGAGAGAGGTTATTGTTAAAATTCCGAAACGAATGTTGAATGAAAATGAACATACGGTCGTCCACCACGGGCAGGAGCGAGGGGATTTTGTATATATTTCGACAAAACGCTATGAGACCAATCATGAACCTGAGGCAATTCGAGAGGCCATGATGAAAGGGTATGTTGAAATGTCGCAAATTAACTTGAAAATTGCCACTGAATGTTTACATGTGGAATTTGAAGCTCAGCACACAGTGGAACGTCTCGTTAGCGGAGGATGA
- a CDS encoding alpha/beta hydrolase, with the protein MKTGVLFIHGFTGGTYEVQPLVTYIKKHTDWCIEVPTLPGHGVTLDLGNVSAQNWLMEAELAMRKLRKRVDRVIVVGFSMGGLISMYLSLRYPVDKLILLSAAAKYISPRILLDDVRIMLTESITKNYTPNTFYHLYNYKLTNTPLRATFEFLRIVKTVKPYYEQITCPVCIVQGERDGIVPYIAAEHLYKELGSSRKLLIKSPTGKHHICYSEDNKQWFSEVLQFMKIGI; encoded by the coding sequence TTGAAGACAGGTGTTTTGTTTATTCACGGTTTTACGGGCGGGACATATGAGGTGCAGCCGCTCGTTACATATATAAAAAAGCATACGGATTGGTGCATTGAAGTACCAACTTTACCAGGCCATGGGGTGACACTTGATTTAGGGAATGTGTCCGCCCAAAATTGGCTAATGGAAGCGGAACTCGCGATGCGTAAATTAAGGAAAAGGGTAGACCGTGTCATTGTTGTTGGTTTTTCGATGGGTGGGTTAATTTCCATGTATCTGTCATTACGCTATCCGGTTGATAAACTCATCCTTTTAAGTGCGGCTGCAAAGTATATTAGCCCTCGGATTCTTCTGGATGACGTTCGCATTATGTTAACAGAATCGATTACGAAGAATTACACACCCAATACGTTTTACCATTTGTATAACTATAAATTAACAAACACGCCACTTAGAGCTACGTTTGAGTTTTTAAGGATTGTCAAAACAGTAAAGCCTTATTATGAGCAGATTACATGTCCAGTATGTATCGTTCAAGGTGAAAGAGATGGTATTGTGCCTTATATTGCAGCGGAACATTTATATAAGGAACTTGGTTCAAGTAGAAAGTTATTAATCAAATCCCCAACAGGTAAACATCATATTTGCTATAGTGAGGATAATAAACAATGGTTTTCGGAAGTGCTTCAATTTATGAAAATCGGCATCTAA
- a CDS encoding DEAD/DEAH box helicase codes for MTKFSELNISESTQRSLARMGFEEATPIQEGTIKFGLEGRDIIGQAQTGTGKTTAFGVPIIENIDTSNRSIQALVIAPTRELAIQVSEELYRIGNDKRAKVLSVYGGQDISRQIRALRNNPQIIVGTPGRLLDHIKRKTIKLDNVQTLVLDEADEMLNMGFIEDINAIMAAVPATRQTLLFSATMPAPIRKIAETFMKDPEIVKIKSKAMTVENIEQFFVKAQEREKFDILSRVLNVHQPELAIVFGRTKRRVDELSHALTIRGYLAEGIHGDLTQAKRMSVLRQFKEGKIDILVATDVAARGLDISGVTHVYNFDIPQDPESYVHRIGRTGRAGKNGVAVTFVTPREMGYLRIVEETTKKRMTPLIPPTSDEALLGQQRLAVEQLTEIIQKNELHDYKQLASNLLENHDALEVVAAALKNMTREPDDTPVKITEERPLPSRNSRRGDRGGYKGNRGGGGRRPSRGGSSRSRDGRGGSGGGGSRRGREGGNRGRGRSRRPSES; via the coding sequence TTGACTAAATTTTCAGAGCTAAATATTAGCGAATCAACACAACGCTCTTTAGCCCGCATGGGGTTTGAAGAGGCAACACCTATCCAAGAAGGTACAATTAAGTTTGGATTAGAAGGACGAGACATTATCGGTCAAGCACAAACAGGGACGGGAAAGACGACAGCATTTGGTGTTCCAATTATCGAGAACATTGATACAAGTAACCGTTCAATTCAAGCACTTGTGATTGCACCAACACGTGAGTTAGCAATTCAAGTTTCAGAAGAACTATACCGAATCGGGAACGATAAACGTGCGAAAGTTTTATCTGTTTACGGTGGGCAAGACATCAGTCGACAAATTCGTGCACTGCGCAACAACCCACAAATTATTGTCGGGACGCCAGGCCGTTTACTAGACCATATTAAACGTAAAACAATTAAGTTAGACAATGTTCAAACATTGGTATTAGATGAAGCAGATGAAATGCTAAATATGGGCTTCATCGAAGACATTAATGCGATTATGGCAGCCGTTCCGGCAACACGCCAAACGTTATTGTTCTCTGCAACAATGCCTGCACCTATTCGTAAAATTGCAGAAACGTTTATGAAAGATCCGGAAATCGTTAAAATTAAATCAAAAGCAATGACAGTTGAAAATATTGAACAGTTCTTTGTAAAAGCACAAGAACGTGAAAAGTTTGATATTCTGTCACGCGTATTAAACGTTCATCAGCCTGAATTGGCAATTGTTTTTGGACGTACAAAACGCCGTGTCGATGAACTTTCACATGCACTTACAATTCGTGGTTATCTTGCGGAAGGTATCCATGGTGATTTAACACAAGCGAAAAGAATGTCAGTTCTTCGTCAGTTTAAAGAAGGAAAAATTGATATTTTAGTTGCAACAGACGTTGCGGCACGTGGGTTAGATATTTCAGGTGTGACACATGTTTATAACTTTGACATTCCACAAGATCCTGAAAGTTATGTGCACCGTATCGGTCGTACGGGACGTGCGGGGAAAAATGGTGTAGCTGTTACATTCGTAACACCACGTGAAATGGGTTATTTACGTATCGTTGAAGAAACAACGAAAAAGCGTATGACGCCGTTAATTCCACCGACTTCAGACGAGGCACTATTGGGTCAACAGCGTTTAGCGGTTGAGCAATTAACTGAAATCATTCAGAAAAACGAACTTCATGATTATAAGCAACTTGCATCAAACTTGTTGGAAAATCATGACGCATTAGAAGTTGTAGCGGCTGCGCTGAAAAACATGACGCGCGAGCCAGATGATACACCTGTTAAAATTACAGAAGAACGTCCACTCCCATCAAGAAATAGCCGACGTGGTGACCGCGGAGGTTATAAAGGGAATCGTGGCGGCGGCGGTCGTCGTCCATCTCGTGGTGGCAGCAGTCGTAGTCGTGACGGACGTGGCGGCAGTGGTGGTGGCGGATCACGTCGCGGTCGCGAAGGTGGAAATCGCGGCAGAGGTCGTTCAAGACGTCCATCTGAATCATAA
- a CDS encoding rhomboid family intramembrane serine protease produces MFTRRESFSEYIRFYPVISILLALNIGIFLVTLLPGIGGLIYYGGMGMNAAIASGEWWRFFTPMFLHAGFMHILFNMFCLFVFGPELEKIIGKMRLITLYFLSGLFANVATFFIHAYDYNHVGASGAIFGLFGAYGALVYYTKHALPQLRQVILPIIAISVVMTFLQSNVNVTAHITGLIVGFIIGLSYFNPKRIVSWRKPNRQ; encoded by the coding sequence ATGTTTACCCGTAGAGAAAGCTTTTCCGAATATATTCGATTTTATCCAGTGATATCCATCTTACTTGCGCTAAACATTGGTATTTTCCTAGTAACTTTACTTCCCGGTATTGGGGGACTCATTTATTACGGCGGAATGGGCATGAATGCCGCGATCGCAAGTGGCGAATGGTGGCGATTTTTTACACCGATGTTTTTACATGCCGGTTTTATGCATATTTTATTTAATATGTTCTGCTTATTCGTATTCGGTCCCGAACTTGAAAAAATCATCGGTAAAATGCGCTTGATTACCCTTTACTTCTTATCAGGATTATTTGCCAACGTCGCAACGTTTTTTATTCACGCGTATGATTATAATCATGTTGGGGCAAGTGGTGCCATTTTCGGTTTATTTGGCGCATATGGCGCGCTCGTTTATTATACAAAACATGCATTGCCCCAATTACGCCAAGTCATTTTACCAATTATCGCAATTAGTGTTGTCATGACATTTCTTCAATCAAATGTGAATGTTACTGCCCATATTACTGGTTTAATTGTTGGATTTATTATCGGCCTTAGTTACTTTAATCCAAAACGCATTGTCAGTTGGCGAAAGCCAAATCGGCAATGA
- a CDS encoding LolA family protein: MRSRILALMLVVVAVVLAACGTPSKEDVTKKLSGKWNDTKGYELQATMEIKTGAEPRVYDVEVWHTKPDFYRVNVTQDGSGDSQMIVRNEDGVFVVAPSLGKTYKFQSDWPEQNSQAYLIGALSEDIIADANATMTEKDKTYVFETVTRNNHKKVLPTQEIHIDKKTLLPKHVSILDENKEEQIKITFKKITLGTDRKTEDYAVDTDVDEEKPKEDPKADAEAEGAESEDGEANTEDASTEEDGADEQTSLNTYYPTVEWEGVTLIDEEAVKTESGTRIFMTFGDAKKYTIVQERAMPSDNSLPVSMDGDPVDLGFTVAAITDKSIRWESDGISFFIASDMLTRDEMIEVALSMSAGEMK, from the coding sequence TTGCGTAGCCGAATATTAGCTCTAATGTTAGTTGTAGTTGCAGTTGTCCTCGCAGCGTGTGGAACACCATCAAAAGAAGATGTCACGAAGAAACTTAGTGGCAAATGGAATGACACAAAGGGGTATGAGCTTCAAGCAACGATGGAAATTAAGACCGGTGCCGAACCGAGGGTGTATGACGTTGAAGTTTGGCACACGAAACCTGATTTTTATCGGGTCAATGTAACACAAGACGGTAGTGGAGATTCTCAAATGATTGTGCGAAATGAAGATGGTGTTTTCGTCGTCGCACCTTCACTTGGCAAGACCTACAAGTTTCAAAGCGACTGGCCTGAACAAAATAGTCAAGCCTACTTAATCGGTGCATTGTCTGAAGATATTATCGCGGATGCGAATGCCACGATGACTGAGAAAGACAAGACGTATGTTTTTGAGACGGTCACAAGAAACAATCATAAGAAAGTGTTGCCAACACAAGAAATTCATATCGATAAGAAAACGTTGTTGCCAAAACATGTTTCAATCTTGGATGAAAACAAAGAGGAACAAATTAAGATTACGTTTAAAAAGATTACACTCGGCACTGACAGAAAAACAGAAGATTATGCTGTAGACACAGACGTCGATGAGGAAAAGCCTAAGGAAGACCCTAAAGCAGATGCTGAAGCTGAAGGTGCAGAATCCGAAGATGGTGAAGCGAATACAGAAGACGCGAGCACGGAGGAAGATGGTGCCGATGAACAAACGAGCTTGAATACGTACTATCCAACTGTTGAATGGGAAGGCGTTACATTAATTGATGAGGAAGCAGTCAAAACCGAAAGTGGAACGCGCATTTTTATGACATTTGGAGATGCGAAAAAGTATACGATTGTTCAAGAGCGTGCAATGCCATCTGATAATTCACTGCCCGTTTCTATGGATGGTGACCCGGTTGACTTAGGATTTACGGTCGCAGCCATTACGGACAAATCTATACGATGGGAAAGTGACGGCATTTCATTTTTCATTGCATCTGATATGTTGACGAGAGATGAAATGATTGAAGTTGCGTTGTCTATGTCCGCTGGTGAAATGAAGTAA
- the acpS gene encoding holo-ACP synthase: MITGIGLDVVELDRIASLDAKSPKFRTRILTEKELEIYESYRGHRRIEFLAGRFAGKEAFAKARGTGIGAECNFVDIEIIPNRAGKPELSFKGTVVNGFISITHTKNIAAAQVILQA, translated from the coding sequence GTGATTACAGGAATCGGATTGGACGTTGTTGAACTTGATCGTATCGCAAGTTTAGATGCGAAATCACCCAAGTTTCGAACCCGAATTTTAACGGAAAAGGAGCTGGAAATTTACGAGTCTTACCGCGGTCATCGCCGAATAGAATTTCTGGCAGGACGTTTTGCCGGAAAAGAGGCGTTTGCAAAAGCGCGAGGTACCGGAATCGGTGCAGAATGTAATTTTGTTGATATTGAAATAATCCCTAATCGAGCTGGGAAACCAGAACTATCTTTCAAAGGTACTGTCGTGAATGGTTTTATTTCAATTACACATACAAAAAATATTGCGGCTGCTCAAGTAATCTTGCAAGCATAA